In Nyctibius grandis isolate bNycGra1 chromosome 8, bNycGra1.pri, whole genome shotgun sequence, a single window of DNA contains:
- the GPSM2 gene encoding G-protein-signaling modulator 2 isoform X1, translating into MEESNVLISMREDRSFHVRYRMEASCLELALEGERLCKAGDCRAGVSFFEAAVQVGTEDLKTLSAIYSQLGNAYFYLHEYAKALEYHHHDLTLARTIGDLLGEAKASGNLGNTLKVLGNFEEAIVCCQRHLDISRELNDKVGEARALYNLGNVYHSKGKKVASAGTHDPGELPDDVKNALQKAANYYEENLTIVTELGDRAAQGRAFGNLGNTHYLLGNFRRAVLAHEQRLLIAKEFGDRSAERRAYSNLGNAYIFLGEFETASVYYKRTLQLARQLKDRAVEAQACYSLGNTYTLLQDYEKAIEYHLKHLVIARELNDKIGEGRACWSLGNAYTALGSHDQAMHFAERHLEISREVGDRSGELTARLNLSDLQMVLGLSYSTNTSMMSESHVVDKSLNGTRPRVGRRHSMENMELMKLTPEKVQNWSSEILAKQKPLVAKPSAKLHFVNRLKGKKYKNGTASKVLQDASNSIDHRLPNSQRKNSRETMADEGFFDLLSRFQSNRMDDQRCYFQEKNRFSAASVATSSTPPKTMRKSFSTSVVSPHTDEFLDLLASSQSRRLNDQRASFSDLPGLRLNQHNGQSVLGHLMASNRELDDDFFEILIKCQGSRLDDQRCAPPPSAKGPTVPDEDFFSLILRSQAKRMDEQRVHLPTTIKGPNSS; encoded by the exons ATGGAGGAAAGTAATGTTTTGATAAGCATGCGCGAAGATCGCTCCTTTCATGTGCGATACAG GATGGAGGCTTCCTGCCTGGAGCTGGCTTTGGAAGGTGAGCGCCTGTGTAAAGCAGGAGATTGCCGAGCTGGTGTCTCTTTCTTTGAAGCAGCTGTTCAGGTTGGAACTGAAGATTTAAAAACACTCAGTGCTATTTACAGCCAGTTAGGCAATGCCTATTTCTACTTGCATGAATATGCAAAGGCCTTGGAATACCATCACCATGATTTAACTCTTGCAAG GACAATTGGAGATCTACTGGGAGAAGCTAAAGCTAGTGGGAATCTGGGCAACACCTTAAAGGTACTTGGGAATTTTGAAGAAGCTATTGTTTGTTGTCAGAGACATCTGGATATTTCCAGAGAGCTTAATGATAAG gttggagaagCAAGAGCATTGTATAATCTGGGAAATGTATATCActctaaagggaaaaaagtagcTAGTGCTGGGACTCATGATCCAGGGGAACTTCCAGATGATGtgaaaaatgctttacaaaaaGCTGCAAATTATTATGA GGAAAACCTGACAATAGTAACAGAGCTGGGTGACAGAGCAGCACAAGGACGTGCCTTTGGGAATCTGGGAAACACACACTATCTTCTGGGCAACTTCAGGAGAGCAGTTTTGGCCCATGAACAG cGTCTCCTAATTGCAAAAGAATTTGGTGATAGATCAGCGGAAAGAAGAGCATACAGCAATCTTGGAAACGCCTACATATTCCTGGGTGaatttgaaacagcttctgtATACTACAA GAGGACGTTACAGCTGGCTCGACAGCTTAAAGACAGAGCTGTGGAAGCACAGGCCTGCTACAGCCTTGGGAACACGTACACGTTGCTTCAAGACTATGAAAAAGCAATTGAGTATCATTTGAAACACCTTGTGATTGCTCGGGAATTAAATGACAA aattGGTGAAGGAAGAGCATGCTGGAGTTTAGGGAACGCATATACTGCTCTGGGAAGTCATGACCAAGCTATGCATTTTGCAGAAAGGCACTTGGAGATTTCAAGAGAG GTAGGAGATAGAAGTGGGGAACTCACTGCTAGACTTAATCTCTCAGATCTTCAAATGGTTCTTGGATTAAGCTACAGCACAAACACCTCCATGATGTCAGAAAGCCATGTGGTGGATAAGAGTTTGAATG GTACGAGACCGAGAGTAGGCCGCCGCCACAGTATGGAGAACATGGAACTGATGAAATTAACACCAGAAAAG GTTCAGAACTGGAGCAGTGAGATTCTTGCTAAACAGAAACCACTGGTTGCCAAACCTTcagcaaaactgcattttgtaaATCGACTAAAAGGCAAAAAGTACAAAAACGGCACCGCTTCCAAAGTTTTGCAGGATGCCAGTAATTCTATTGATCATCGACTTCCAAACTCTCAGAGG aaaaacagtcGAGAGACAATGGCAGATGAAGGGTTCTTTGATCTGCTGAGTCGGTTCCAGAGTAATAGGATGGATGATCAGAGATGCTACTTCCAGGAGAAGAACAGATTCTCAGCTGCTTCAGTGGCAACATCCTCTACTCCACCtaaaacaatgagaaaat cctttTCTACTTCTGTAGTCTCACCCCACACAGATGAATTTCTAGACCTACTTGCTAGCTCGCAGAGCCGCCGGCTCAATGACCAACGCGCCAGCTTCAGTGATCTACCCGGACTTCGTCTTAATCAACACAACGGTCAGTCAGTCCTGGGTCACCTCATGGCAAGCAACAGAGAACTGGATGATGACTTCTTTGAGATATTGATAAAATGCCAG GGTTCCAGACTGGATGATCAGAGATGTGCTCCTCCACCATCTGCAAAAGGACCGACTGTACCAGATGAGGattttttcagtctgattttACGATCACAAGCTAAGAGAATGGATGAACAAAGAGTCCATTTACCCACAACTATAAAGGGACCGAATTCtagctga
- the CLCC1 gene encoding chloride channel CLIC-like protein 1 isoform X4, producing the protein MLFPLVLCAVVLVGSGKVEDDEWIDPTDMLNYDAASGAMRRPYKVNYHDSEDKTVDTVSTEILPSCSREVDSLQQKIAECERRNAKSRESRSFYIFKRYLNKILNEVGKLGLPEEDVGQVHYDAEIILTKQTYLEILRFLSEETWQSGAVDDALSDILVNFKHHDYKAWHWRFEDTFGIDLYNMFLILLCLVCVVTLIATELWTRIHWFVQLKRVLLISFLISFAWNWLYLYKLAFAQHQAEIAKMGQFDNICAEKLDWGESLIEWLRSKWTFQDDPCRKYYETLLVNPVLLVPPTKALAITFTNFVTEPLKHVGQGVGEFIKALMKEIPFILQVPVLIMMALAVLAFCYGAGSSVSMLRYLTSVPKKSLPPPDSQQEKIDFGQYDGSKSDGYYLQKLPYVYRGPYDRGDAPVRPGNGSRSPDIVHTSDQPHTTDCTLSLKFVD; encoded by the exons ATGCTGTTTCCTTTGGTATTGTGTGCAGTTGTGCTAGTAGGGAGTGGTAAAGTTGAAGATGATGAATGGATTGACCCCACGGATATGCTCAATTACGATGCAGCATCAGGAGCCATGAGAAGACCTTACaag GTAAACTATCATGACTCTGAGGATAAGACTGTGGATACGGTCAGTACTGAAATCTTGCCAAGTTGTTCCAGGGAAGTAGATTCCTTGCAACAGAAG ATTGCAGAATGTGAGAGGAGGAATGCCAAATCACGTGAAAGCCgtagcttttatatttttaagcgATACTTGaataagattttaaatgaagttgGAAAACTTGGCCTT CCTGAGGAGGACGTGGGCCAGGTCCATTACGATGCTGAGATCATCCTTACGAAACAGACATACTTGGAGATCCTCAGGTTTCTCAGTGAGGAAACTTGGCAGTCAGGTGCTGTGGATGATGCACTTAGTGATATTTTGGTCAATTTTAAGCACCATGATTACAAAGCTTGGCACTGGAGATTTGAAGACACTTTTGGAATTGATCTATATAATATGTTTCTG atactCTTGTGCTTAGTGTGCGTTGTAACTCTAATAGCTACAGAGCTCTGGACACGTATTCATTGGTTTGTTCAGCTAAAACGTGTTTTATTAATAAGTTTTCTCATCAGTTTTGCATGGAATTGGCTTTACTTGTATAAG CTGGCCTTTGCACAGCATCAAGCAGAAATTGCAAAAATGGGGCAGTTTGATAACATCTGTGCTGAGAAGTTGGACTGGGGGGAAAGTCTTATTG AATGGCTCAGAAGTAAATGGACGTTTCAGGACGATCCCTGTCGGAAGTACTATGAAACGCTGCTAGTAAATCCCGTTCTGCTGGTTCCACCGACAAAG GCATTGGCAATTACTTTCACCAACTTTGTAACTGAGCCTTTGAAGCACGTAGGCCAAGGTGTTGGTGAATTCATCAAAGCACTAATGAAGGAGATACCGTTTATTCTGCAGGTTCCAGTGCTAATTATGATGGCTCTGGCTGTTCTG gcTTTCTGCTATGGTGCAGGATCATCAGTATCTATGTTAAGATACTTAACATCTGTTCCGAAGAAAAGTCTTCCTCCACCTGACAGTCAGCAGGAGAAAATAGACTTTGGGCAATATGATGGGAGTAAATCAGATGGCTATTATTTGCAGAAGCTTCCTTACGTTTATAGAGGACCGTATGACAGAGGAGATGCTCCTGTGAGACCAGGAAACGGCAGCAGGAGTCCTGACATCGTGCATACAAGCGATCAGCCACACAC aACAGATTGCACACTGAGCCTGAAGTTTGTAGACTAG
- the CLCC1 gene encoding chloride channel CLIC-like protein 1 isoform X1: MLFPLVLCAVVLVGSGKVEDDEWIDPTDMLNYDAASGAMRRPYKVNYHDSEDKTVDTVSTEILPSCSREVDSLQQKIAECERRNAKSRESRSFYIFKRYLNKILNEVGKLGLPEEDVGQVHYDAEIILTKQTYLEILRFLSEETWQSGAVDDALSDILVNFKHHDYKAWHWRFEDTFGIDLYNMFLILLCLVCVVTLIATELWTRIHWFVQLKRVLLISFLISFAWNWLYLYKLAFAQHQAEIAKMGQFDNICAEKLDWGESLIEWLRSKWTFQDDPCRKYYETLLVNPVLLVPPTKALAITFTNFVTEPLKHVGQGVGEFIKALMKEIPFILQVPVLIMMALAVLAFCYGAGSSVSMLRYLTSVPKKSLPPPDSQQEKIDFGQYDGSKSDGYYLQKLPYVYRGPYDRGDAPVRPGNGSRSPDIVHTSDQPHTQVEESHKPEPGNRLHTEPEVCRLETITAENLTEEHALEQQKQETGKAEQETGENCDPNNLEGQSSAMDPCEEKKKSSSRDSQEGD, translated from the exons ATGCTGTTTCCTTTGGTATTGTGTGCAGTTGTGCTAGTAGGGAGTGGTAAAGTTGAAGATGATGAATGGATTGACCCCACGGATATGCTCAATTACGATGCAGCATCAGGAGCCATGAGAAGACCTTACaag GTAAACTATCATGACTCTGAGGATAAGACTGTGGATACGGTCAGTACTGAAATCTTGCCAAGTTGTTCCAGGGAAGTAGATTCCTTGCAACAGAAG ATTGCAGAATGTGAGAGGAGGAATGCCAAATCACGTGAAAGCCgtagcttttatatttttaagcgATACTTGaataagattttaaatgaagttgGAAAACTTGGCCTT CCTGAGGAGGACGTGGGCCAGGTCCATTACGATGCTGAGATCATCCTTACGAAACAGACATACTTGGAGATCCTCAGGTTTCTCAGTGAGGAAACTTGGCAGTCAGGTGCTGTGGATGATGCACTTAGTGATATTTTGGTCAATTTTAAGCACCATGATTACAAAGCTTGGCACTGGAGATTTGAAGACACTTTTGGAATTGATCTATATAATATGTTTCTG atactCTTGTGCTTAGTGTGCGTTGTAACTCTAATAGCTACAGAGCTCTGGACACGTATTCATTGGTTTGTTCAGCTAAAACGTGTTTTATTAATAAGTTTTCTCATCAGTTTTGCATGGAATTGGCTTTACTTGTATAAG CTGGCCTTTGCACAGCATCAAGCAGAAATTGCAAAAATGGGGCAGTTTGATAACATCTGTGCTGAGAAGTTGGACTGGGGGGAAAGTCTTATTG AATGGCTCAGAAGTAAATGGACGTTTCAGGACGATCCCTGTCGGAAGTACTATGAAACGCTGCTAGTAAATCCCGTTCTGCTGGTTCCACCGACAAAG GCATTGGCAATTACTTTCACCAACTTTGTAACTGAGCCTTTGAAGCACGTAGGCCAAGGTGTTGGTGAATTCATCAAAGCACTAATGAAGGAGATACCGTTTATTCTGCAGGTTCCAGTGCTAATTATGATGGCTCTGGCTGTTCTG gcTTTCTGCTATGGTGCAGGATCATCAGTATCTATGTTAAGATACTTAACATCTGTTCCGAAGAAAAGTCTTCCTCCACCTGACAGTCAGCAGGAGAAAATAGACTTTGGGCAATATGATGGGAGTAAATCAGATGGCTATTATTTGCAGAAGCTTCCTTACGTTTATAGAGGACCGTATGACAGAGGAGATGCTCCTGTGAGACCAGGAAACGGCAGCAGGAGTCCTGACATCGTGCATACAAGCGATCAGCCACACACGCAAGTAGAAGAGTCTCACAAACCAGAACCTGGT aACAGATTGCACACTGAGCCTGAAGTTTGTAGACTAGAAACTATCACAGCTGAAAACCTTACTGAAGAACATGCACTtgagcagcagaaacaggagacaggcaaagcagagcaAGAGACTGGAGAAAATTGTGATCCTAATAACCTAGAAGGGCAAAGTTCTGCAATGGACCCatgtgaagagaagaaaaagagcagttctCGTGACTCACAGGAAGGAGACTAA
- the CLCC1 gene encoding chloride channel CLIC-like protein 1 isoform X2, with protein sequence MLFPLVLCAVVLVGSGKVEDDEWIDPTDMLNYDAASGAMRRPYKVNYHDSEDKTVDTVSTEILPSCSREVDSLQQKIAECERRNAKSRESRSFYIFKRYLNKILNEVGKLGLPEEDVGQVHYDAEIILTKQTYLEILRFLSEETWQSGAVDDALSDILVNFKHHDYKAWHWRFEDTFGIDLYNMFLILLCLVCVVTLIATELWTRIHWFVQLKRVLLISFLISFAWNWLYLYKLAFAQHQAEIAKMGQFDNICAEKLDWGESLIEWLRSKWTFQDDPCRKYYETLLVNPVLLVPPTKALAITFTNFVTEPLKHVGQGVGEFIKALMKEIPFILQVPVLIMMALAVLAFCYGAGSSVSMLRYLTSVPKKSLPPPDSQQEKIDFGQYDGSKSDGYYLQKLPYVYRGPYDRGDAPVRPGNGSRSPDIVHTSDQPHTLHTEPEVCRLETITAENLTEEHALEQQKQETGKAEQETGENCDPNNLEGQSSAMDPCEEKKKSSSRDSQEGD encoded by the exons ATGCTGTTTCCTTTGGTATTGTGTGCAGTTGTGCTAGTAGGGAGTGGTAAAGTTGAAGATGATGAATGGATTGACCCCACGGATATGCTCAATTACGATGCAGCATCAGGAGCCATGAGAAGACCTTACaag GTAAACTATCATGACTCTGAGGATAAGACTGTGGATACGGTCAGTACTGAAATCTTGCCAAGTTGTTCCAGGGAAGTAGATTCCTTGCAACAGAAG ATTGCAGAATGTGAGAGGAGGAATGCCAAATCACGTGAAAGCCgtagcttttatatttttaagcgATACTTGaataagattttaaatgaagttgGAAAACTTGGCCTT CCTGAGGAGGACGTGGGCCAGGTCCATTACGATGCTGAGATCATCCTTACGAAACAGACATACTTGGAGATCCTCAGGTTTCTCAGTGAGGAAACTTGGCAGTCAGGTGCTGTGGATGATGCACTTAGTGATATTTTGGTCAATTTTAAGCACCATGATTACAAAGCTTGGCACTGGAGATTTGAAGACACTTTTGGAATTGATCTATATAATATGTTTCTG atactCTTGTGCTTAGTGTGCGTTGTAACTCTAATAGCTACAGAGCTCTGGACACGTATTCATTGGTTTGTTCAGCTAAAACGTGTTTTATTAATAAGTTTTCTCATCAGTTTTGCATGGAATTGGCTTTACTTGTATAAG CTGGCCTTTGCACAGCATCAAGCAGAAATTGCAAAAATGGGGCAGTTTGATAACATCTGTGCTGAGAAGTTGGACTGGGGGGAAAGTCTTATTG AATGGCTCAGAAGTAAATGGACGTTTCAGGACGATCCCTGTCGGAAGTACTATGAAACGCTGCTAGTAAATCCCGTTCTGCTGGTTCCACCGACAAAG GCATTGGCAATTACTTTCACCAACTTTGTAACTGAGCCTTTGAAGCACGTAGGCCAAGGTGTTGGTGAATTCATCAAAGCACTAATGAAGGAGATACCGTTTATTCTGCAGGTTCCAGTGCTAATTATGATGGCTCTGGCTGTTCTG gcTTTCTGCTATGGTGCAGGATCATCAGTATCTATGTTAAGATACTTAACATCTGTTCCGAAGAAAAGTCTTCCTCCACCTGACAGTCAGCAGGAGAAAATAGACTTTGGGCAATATGATGGGAGTAAATCAGATGGCTATTATTTGCAGAAGCTTCCTTACGTTTATAGAGGACCGTATGACAGAGGAGATGCTCCTGTGAGACCAGGAAACGGCAGCAGGAGTCCTGACATCGTGCATACAAGCGATCAGCCACACAC ATTGCACACTGAGCCTGAAGTTTGTAGACTAGAAACTATCACAGCTGAAAACCTTACTGAAGAACATGCACTtgagcagcagaaacaggagacaggcaaagcagagcaAGAGACTGGAGAAAATTGTGATCCTAATAACCTAGAAGGGCAAAGTTCTGCAATGGACCCatgtgaagagaagaaaaagagcagttctCGTGACTCACAGGAAGGAGACTAA
- the GPSM2 gene encoding G-protein-signaling modulator 2 isoform X2 produces MEESNVLISMREDRSFHVRYRMEASCLELALEGERLCKAGDCRAGVSFFEAAVQVGTEDLKTLSAIYSQLGNAYFYLHEYAKALEYHHHDLTLARTIGDLLGEAKASGNLGNTLKVLGNFEEAIVCCQRHLDISRELNDKVGEARALYNLGNVYHSKGKKVASAGTHDPGELPDDVKNALQKAANYYEENLTIVTELGDRAAQGRAFGNLGNTHYLLGNFRRAVLAHEQRLLIAKEFGDRSAERRAYSNLGNAYIFLGEFETASVYYKRTLQLARQLKDRAVEAQACYSLGNTYTLLQDYEKAIEYHLKHLVIARELNDKIGEGRACWSLGNAYTALGSHDQAMHFAERHLEISREVGDRSGELTARLNLSDLQMVLGLSYSTNTSMMSESHVVDKSLNGTRPRVGRRHSMENMELMKLTPEKKNSRETMADEGFFDLLSRFQSNRMDDQRCYFQEKNRFSAASVATSSTPPKTMRKSFSTSVVSPHTDEFLDLLASSQSRRLNDQRASFSDLPGLRLNQHNGQSVLGHLMASNRELDDDFFEILIKCQGSRLDDQRCAPPPSAKGPTVPDEDFFSLILRSQAKRMDEQRVHLPTTIKGPNSS; encoded by the exons ATGGAGGAAAGTAATGTTTTGATAAGCATGCGCGAAGATCGCTCCTTTCATGTGCGATACAG GATGGAGGCTTCCTGCCTGGAGCTGGCTTTGGAAGGTGAGCGCCTGTGTAAAGCAGGAGATTGCCGAGCTGGTGTCTCTTTCTTTGAAGCAGCTGTTCAGGTTGGAACTGAAGATTTAAAAACACTCAGTGCTATTTACAGCCAGTTAGGCAATGCCTATTTCTACTTGCATGAATATGCAAAGGCCTTGGAATACCATCACCATGATTTAACTCTTGCAAG GACAATTGGAGATCTACTGGGAGAAGCTAAAGCTAGTGGGAATCTGGGCAACACCTTAAAGGTACTTGGGAATTTTGAAGAAGCTATTGTTTGTTGTCAGAGACATCTGGATATTTCCAGAGAGCTTAATGATAAG gttggagaagCAAGAGCATTGTATAATCTGGGAAATGTATATCActctaaagggaaaaaagtagcTAGTGCTGGGACTCATGATCCAGGGGAACTTCCAGATGATGtgaaaaatgctttacaaaaaGCTGCAAATTATTATGA GGAAAACCTGACAATAGTAACAGAGCTGGGTGACAGAGCAGCACAAGGACGTGCCTTTGGGAATCTGGGAAACACACACTATCTTCTGGGCAACTTCAGGAGAGCAGTTTTGGCCCATGAACAG cGTCTCCTAATTGCAAAAGAATTTGGTGATAGATCAGCGGAAAGAAGAGCATACAGCAATCTTGGAAACGCCTACATATTCCTGGGTGaatttgaaacagcttctgtATACTACAA GAGGACGTTACAGCTGGCTCGACAGCTTAAAGACAGAGCTGTGGAAGCACAGGCCTGCTACAGCCTTGGGAACACGTACACGTTGCTTCAAGACTATGAAAAAGCAATTGAGTATCATTTGAAACACCTTGTGATTGCTCGGGAATTAAATGACAA aattGGTGAAGGAAGAGCATGCTGGAGTTTAGGGAACGCATATACTGCTCTGGGAAGTCATGACCAAGCTATGCATTTTGCAGAAAGGCACTTGGAGATTTCAAGAGAG GTAGGAGATAGAAGTGGGGAACTCACTGCTAGACTTAATCTCTCAGATCTTCAAATGGTTCTTGGATTAAGCTACAGCACAAACACCTCCATGATGTCAGAAAGCCATGTGGTGGATAAGAGTTTGAATG GTACGAGACCGAGAGTAGGCCGCCGCCACAGTATGGAGAACATGGAACTGATGAAATTAACACCAGAAAAG aaaaacagtcGAGAGACAATGGCAGATGAAGGGTTCTTTGATCTGCTGAGTCGGTTCCAGAGTAATAGGATGGATGATCAGAGATGCTACTTCCAGGAGAAGAACAGATTCTCAGCTGCTTCAGTGGCAACATCCTCTACTCCACCtaaaacaatgagaaaat cctttTCTACTTCTGTAGTCTCACCCCACACAGATGAATTTCTAGACCTACTTGCTAGCTCGCAGAGCCGCCGGCTCAATGACCAACGCGCCAGCTTCAGTGATCTACCCGGACTTCGTCTTAATCAACACAACGGTCAGTCAGTCCTGGGTCACCTCATGGCAAGCAACAGAGAACTGGATGATGACTTCTTTGAGATATTGATAAAATGCCAG GGTTCCAGACTGGATGATCAGAGATGTGCTCCTCCACCATCTGCAAAAGGACCGACTGTACCAGATGAGGattttttcagtctgattttACGATCACAAGCTAAGAGAATGGATGAACAAAGAGTCCATTTACCCACAACTATAAAGGGACCGAATTCtagctga
- the CLCC1 gene encoding chloride channel CLIC-like protein 1 isoform X3: MLFPLVLCAVVLVGSGKVEDDEWIDPTDMLNYDAASGAMRRPYKVNYHDSEDKTVDTVSTEILPSCSREVDSLQQKIAECERRNAKSRESRSFYIFKRYLNKILNEVGKLGLPEEDVGQVHYDAEIILTKQTYLEILRFLSEETWQSGAVDDALSDILVNFKHHDYKAWHWRFEDTFGIDLYNMFLILLCLVCVVTLIATELWTRIHWFVQLKRVLLISFLISFAWNWLYLYKLAFAQHQAEIAKMGQFDNICAEKLDWGESLIEWLRSKWTFQDDPCRKYYETLLVNPVLLVPPTKALAITFTNFVTEPLKHVGQGVGEFIKALMKEIPFILQVPVLIMMALAVLAFCYGAGSSVSMLRYLTSVPKKSLPPPDSQQEKIDFGQYDGSKSDGYYLQKLPYVYRGPYDRGDAPVRPGNGSRSPDIVHTSDQPHTQVEESHKPEPGIAH, from the exons ATGCTGTTTCCTTTGGTATTGTGTGCAGTTGTGCTAGTAGGGAGTGGTAAAGTTGAAGATGATGAATGGATTGACCCCACGGATATGCTCAATTACGATGCAGCATCAGGAGCCATGAGAAGACCTTACaag GTAAACTATCATGACTCTGAGGATAAGACTGTGGATACGGTCAGTACTGAAATCTTGCCAAGTTGTTCCAGGGAAGTAGATTCCTTGCAACAGAAG ATTGCAGAATGTGAGAGGAGGAATGCCAAATCACGTGAAAGCCgtagcttttatatttttaagcgATACTTGaataagattttaaatgaagttgGAAAACTTGGCCTT CCTGAGGAGGACGTGGGCCAGGTCCATTACGATGCTGAGATCATCCTTACGAAACAGACATACTTGGAGATCCTCAGGTTTCTCAGTGAGGAAACTTGGCAGTCAGGTGCTGTGGATGATGCACTTAGTGATATTTTGGTCAATTTTAAGCACCATGATTACAAAGCTTGGCACTGGAGATTTGAAGACACTTTTGGAATTGATCTATATAATATGTTTCTG atactCTTGTGCTTAGTGTGCGTTGTAACTCTAATAGCTACAGAGCTCTGGACACGTATTCATTGGTTTGTTCAGCTAAAACGTGTTTTATTAATAAGTTTTCTCATCAGTTTTGCATGGAATTGGCTTTACTTGTATAAG CTGGCCTTTGCACAGCATCAAGCAGAAATTGCAAAAATGGGGCAGTTTGATAACATCTGTGCTGAGAAGTTGGACTGGGGGGAAAGTCTTATTG AATGGCTCAGAAGTAAATGGACGTTTCAGGACGATCCCTGTCGGAAGTACTATGAAACGCTGCTAGTAAATCCCGTTCTGCTGGTTCCACCGACAAAG GCATTGGCAATTACTTTCACCAACTTTGTAACTGAGCCTTTGAAGCACGTAGGCCAAGGTGTTGGTGAATTCATCAAAGCACTAATGAAGGAGATACCGTTTATTCTGCAGGTTCCAGTGCTAATTATGATGGCTCTGGCTGTTCTG gcTTTCTGCTATGGTGCAGGATCATCAGTATCTATGTTAAGATACTTAACATCTGTTCCGAAGAAAAGTCTTCCTCCACCTGACAGTCAGCAGGAGAAAATAGACTTTGGGCAATATGATGGGAGTAAATCAGATGGCTATTATTTGCAGAAGCTTCCTTACGTTTATAGAGGACCGTATGACAGAGGAGATGCTCCTGTGAGACCAGGAAACGGCAGCAGGAGTCCTGACATCGTGCATACAAGCGATCAGCCACACACGCAAGTAGAAGAGTCTCACAAACCAGAACCTGGT ATTGCACACTGA